A region of Paenibacillus sp. 37 DNA encodes the following proteins:
- a CDS encoding MerR family transcriptional regulator produces the protein MHTIGEVAELLHISAHTLRYYEKEQIVTPLRDASGDRRYNESHLKWLQFVIKLKETQMPIATIKKYASLFQEGEHTAADRLKLLEEHKESIQKQMHILNTADEMLEHKISTYRTLIGQ, from the coding sequence ATGCATACCATTGGTGAAGTGGCAGAATTACTCCATATCAGTGCACATACGTTGCGTTATTATGAGAAGGAACAGATTGTAACTCCTCTCCGAGATGCGAGTGGAGACAGGCGGTACAACGAGTCACACCTGAAATGGCTACAATTTGTAATTAAATTAAAAGAGACTCAGATGCCCATTGCTACCATTAAGAAGTATGCGTCCTTGTTTCAGGAAGGGGAGCATACGGCGGCGGATCGTTTGAAGCTACTGGAGGAGCATAAAGAGTCGATTCAAAAACAGATGCACATCCTTAACACAGCAGATGAGATGCTTGAGCATAAAATTTCGACGTATCGAACGCTCATCGGACAATGA
- a CDS encoding SDR family NAD(P)-dependent oxidoreductase, which translates to MKYTVITGASSGIGYEAALAFAARGKNIILAARRTDELDKLKAKVAEINPDLDIVIRTVDLSIAANVHEFYESLQAYSIETWINNAGFGNFASVGEQHLPKIEQMLHLNIEALTILSSLYVRDYANVDGTQIINISSGGGYTIVADAVTYCATKFYVSAFTEGLAQELKGKNAAMQAKVLAPAATETEFAKHSFNVDEFEYEGRVPKFHTAEQMAGFLLELYDSESVVGIVDGLTYDFELREPIFSYASRR; encoded by the coding sequence ATGAAATACACAGTGATTACCGGTGCCAGTTCAGGCATTGGATATGAAGCGGCTTTAGCTTTTGCAGCTCGTGGCAAAAATATAATCCTGGCAGCACGCAGAACCGATGAATTGGACAAATTAAAAGCAAAAGTAGCTGAAATCAATCCTGATCTGGATATTGTCATTCGTACAGTGGATCTGTCCATTGCCGCTAATGTGCATGAATTCTATGAGAGTCTTCAGGCTTACTCCATTGAGACGTGGATTAACAATGCAGGATTCGGGAATTTTGCTTCCGTTGGCGAACAACACCTGCCCAAGATTGAGCAGATGCTTCATCTTAATATAGAAGCTCTTACGATTCTTTCTTCCCTGTATGTACGTGATTATGCAAACGTTGATGGCACACAGATCATTAATATTTCCTCTGGTGGAGGATATACGATTGTAGCCGATGCAGTAACCTACTGCGCAACTAAGTTCTATGTAAGTGCCTTTACGGAAGGGCTTGCGCAAGAGTTAAAGGGCAAGAACGCAGCAATGCAAGCCAAAGTTCTCGCTCCGGCTGCAACCGAGACCGAGTTTGCGAAACATTCCTTTAATGTAGACGAGTTTGAGTATGAAGGCAGAGTTCCCAAGTTCCATACGGCGGAACAAATGGCTGGATTTTTGCTGGAGTTGTATGACAGTGAAAGTGTAGTCGGCATTGTGGACGGGTTGACGTATGACTTTGAACTAAGAGAACCGATCTTTTCATACGCTTCAAGACGTTAA
- a CDS encoding YitT family protein, protein MHQIRKQKSNKLKILSKVLLIIIGGFITAYGLEAILIPNNVSDGGVTGLSIVGSQLFGLPLGILIGIINIPFVWLGYKQIGKSFALYSIIGIASLAISTSLMHHVPTIIEGDTLLVTVVGGIIIGFGMGLALRNGGALDGIDMLAVLLSRKVPFGTSDLILFLNMFVFIVVSTVFGLQGAILSGLAYFIASKVIHIVEEGLSGSKTFKIITNQPEIMVETIRDRLGRGATYTEAYGGYSNEQFKEITCVINRMEESKIKDIIHEIDPTAFVVVYDVAEVRGGNFKKKDIH, encoded by the coding sequence ATGCATCAAATCAGGAAACAAAAGTCAAATAAGTTAAAGATTCTCTCCAAAGTATTATTGATTATCATTGGGGGATTTATAACGGCATATGGTCTCGAAGCCATATTGATCCCGAATAATGTCTCAGATGGTGGTGTCACAGGTCTGAGTATCGTAGGATCACAACTGTTCGGATTACCACTGGGGATACTCATCGGGATTATTAACATTCCATTTGTGTGGCTAGGGTACAAGCAAATCGGAAAAAGCTTTGCGTTATATTCGATCATCGGTATTGCTTCACTCGCAATCAGCACCAGTCTGATGCACCATGTACCAACCATCATTGAAGGTGATACCTTGCTTGTTACGGTTGTCGGCGGGATTATTATCGGTTTTGGTATGGGACTTGCATTACGTAATGGTGGCGCATTGGATGGCATAGATATGCTGGCTGTACTCCTTTCGCGAAAAGTCCCTTTTGGAACCAGTGATCTCATTCTGTTCCTCAACATGTTTGTATTTATTGTCGTTTCTACCGTGTTTGGTCTGCAAGGTGCGATCTTGTCAGGACTTGCGTATTTCATTGCTTCTAAAGTAATACATATTGTTGAAGAGGGCTTGAGCGGCTCCAAAACGTTTAAAATTATTACGAATCAACCTGAGATTATGGTTGAAACCATTCGGGACCGCTTAGGCCGTGGAGCAACATATACCGAGGCTTACGGTGGCTATTCTAATGAGCAATTCAAAGAAATTACTTGTGTCATTAACCGGATGGAAGAGAGTAAAATTAAAGATATCATTCACGAAATTGACCCAACTGCTTTTGTAGTCGTATATGATGTAGCAGAAGTCAGAGGCGGCAATTTCAAAAAGAAAGATATACACTAA
- a CDS encoding cyclase family protein, whose amino-acid sequence MKRILLSYPLSVNTPVYKDNPPVEIQQQSSIDQGDLYNQFIITSLNHNGTHIDGPWHFNPQGLKISEIPIDYFIFTHPTILDIPKGDDELITKADLEPYEHQIAGSDLLLIRTGFGKFRSSDPVRYSDHNPGFAADAASYLMVFDSLRAVGMDMISSGSVIHVDEAITFHQIMLGKGRVDGKFILLIEDMNLNHDLSGIEKVYAVPLYIEGVDSSFSTVFTEA is encoded by the coding sequence ATGAAGCGGATCCTCTTGTCCTACCCTCTTAGTGTAAATACTCCCGTTTATAAAGATAATCCTCCTGTTGAGATTCAGCAGCAGTCCAGCATAGATCAAGGAGATCTGTATAACCAATTTATTATCACATCTCTCAACCATAATGGAACTCATATTGACGGGCCTTGGCATTTCAATCCGCAAGGTCTAAAAATAAGCGAGATTCCCATAGACTACTTTATCTTTACTCATCCAACAATCCTCGATATTCCCAAAGGTGACGATGAACTTATTACAAAAGCTGACCTGGAGCCGTATGAACACCAGATCGCTGGCTCTGATCTTCTGCTCATACGTACAGGTTTTGGAAAGTTTCGGTCATCTGACCCTGTTCGTTATAGTGATCATAACCCAGGGTTTGCAGCAGATGCTGCAAGTTACTTGATGGTTTTTGATTCATTGAGAGCAGTTGGAATGGATATGATCTCTTCTGGCTCTGTGATTCATGTGGATGAGGCTATCACTTTTCATCAGATTATGCTTGGGAAAGGTCGGGTTGATGGCAAGTTCATTCTACTTATAGAGGATATGAATTTAAACCATGACTTATCTGGAATTGAAAAGGTATATGCTGTTCCATTATATATTGAAGGTGTTGACAGTAGCTTCAGTACAGTTTTTACTGAAGCTTGA
- the nspC gene encoding carboxynorspermidine decarboxylase — MRFEQLPTPCFVVDEALIERNLKILNGVMQRTGAKIVLAQKAFSMTAMYPLIGEYLSGATASGLYEARLGHEEMGKENHVFAPAYRAEEIDEILSICDHIIFNSFSQLAKFKDKALQAGRKVGLRVNPECSTQEGHEIYDPCSPGSRFGAKQEDFQADLLEGVSGLHFHTLCQQNSDDLETTLNAVVEKFGQWLPQMEWINFGGGHHITREDYDIPRLEACIKRMQNDYGLEVYLEPGEAVALNAGYLVTSVLDFHKNGMDIAILDTSATCHMPDVLEMPYRPPLIGSGEVGEKAHLYRLGGQTCLSGDVIGDYSFDQPLQEGDRLVFEDMAIYSMVKTNTFNGMPLPAIAVKRKDGDCEVVREFGYQDFKMRLA; from the coding sequence ATGCGGTTCGAGCAATTACCGACACCATGTTTTGTTGTTGACGAGGCGCTTATCGAGAGAAACCTGAAAATCCTGAACGGTGTTATGCAACGTACAGGTGCCAAAATCGTGCTCGCTCAAAAAGCATTTTCCATGACTGCGATGTACCCGCTGATTGGAGAATACCTGAGCGGAGCTACGGCGAGTGGTTTGTATGAAGCACGCCTGGGCCACGAGGAAATGGGCAAAGAGAATCATGTCTTTGCTCCGGCATACCGCGCAGAAGAGATCGACGAGATTCTCTCCATCTGCGACCACATTATTTTCAATTCTTTTTCACAGCTTGCAAAATTTAAGGATAAGGCGCTTCAGGCTGGCCGTAAGGTCGGCTTGCGCGTCAATCCAGAATGCTCTACCCAAGAAGGACACGAGATCTACGATCCGTGTTCTCCGGGTTCGCGTTTTGGCGCGAAACAAGAAGATTTCCAAGCAGATCTGTTGGAAGGTGTCTCCGGACTACACTTCCACACACTGTGTCAGCAAAATTCAGATGATCTGGAGACTACGCTGAACGCAGTTGTTGAGAAGTTCGGACAATGGCTGCCACAAATGGAATGGATCAACTTCGGTGGTGGACACCATATCACACGTGAAGATTATGATATTCCAAGACTGGAAGCATGCATCAAGCGTATGCAGAACGATTATGGCCTGGAAGTATATCTGGAGCCGGGAGAAGCTGTTGCGCTGAACGCGGGTTATCTGGTGACCTCTGTGCTGGACTTCCATAAAAACGGTATGGACATCGCTATTCTGGATACTTCAGCTACGTGTCATATGCCGGATGTGCTGGAAATGCCATATCGCCCGCCGCTGATCGGTTCGGGAGAAGTGGGTGAGAAGGCTCATCTGTATCGCCTAGGTGGACAAACCTGTCTGTCTGGTGACGTGATTGGGGATTATTCATTCGATCAGCCTTTGCAAGAAGGCGACCGTCTGGTATTCGAAGACATGGCGATTTACTCCATGGTGAAAACCAACACGTTCAACGGCATGCCGCTTCCAGCGATTGCTGTTAAAAGAAAAGACGGCGATTGCGAAGTTGTCCGCGAATTCGGATATCAGGATTTCAAAATGAGGCTGGCATAA
- a CDS encoding saccharopine dehydrogenase family protein → MGKALIIGAGGVASVAVHKCVQNSEVFEEICIASRTKSKCDELKAKLDGGKTKITTAQVDADNVDELIALINEVKPDIVMNLALPYQDLTIMDACLATKTNYMDTANYEPHDTAKFEYSWQWDYKERFEQAGITALLGSGFDPGVTGVFSAYALKHYFDEIEYIDILDCNGGDHGYPFATNFNPEINIREVSANGRYWENGEWIETKPMEIKRVYDFKEVGEKDMYLLYHEELESLAKNMPGLKRIRFFMTFGQSYLTHLKALENVGMTSIEPIEYEGKQIIPLQFLKAVLPDPASLGPRTVGKTNIGCIFKGKKDGQDKTYYVYNICDHQECYKEVGSQAISYTTGVPAMIGAAMVMTGKWNKPGVYNVEEFNPDPFMEELNKWGLPWVEDFNPVLVDELPEEVKESELVR, encoded by the coding sequence ATGGGAAAAGCACTAATCATCGGCGCCGGCGGCGTTGCTTCCGTGGCAGTACACAAATGCGTTCAAAACAGTGAAGTTTTTGAGGAAATCTGCATCGCGAGTCGTACAAAATCCAAATGTGATGAACTCAAAGCCAAGCTGGACGGCGGAAAAACAAAAATTACAACAGCACAAGTAGATGCTGACAATGTTGACGAACTGATCGCTCTGATCAACGAAGTTAAACCGGATATCGTTATGAACCTTGCTTTGCCGTATCAAGATCTGACAATCATGGATGCTTGCCTTGCAACTAAAACAAATTACATGGACACAGCGAACTATGAGCCACATGATACAGCGAAGTTCGAATACAGCTGGCAATGGGATTACAAAGAGCGTTTTGAACAAGCAGGCATCACTGCATTGCTCGGTAGTGGATTTGATCCAGGCGTGACAGGCGTATTCTCCGCTTATGCCCTGAAGCACTACTTCGACGAAATTGAGTACATCGACATTCTGGACTGCAATGGCGGCGACCACGGCTATCCGTTCGCAACCAACTTCAACCCTGAGATCAACATTCGCGAAGTATCTGCCAACGGTAGATACTGGGAAAATGGTGAATGGATCGAAACGAAGCCGATGGAAATCAAACGTGTCTACGACTTCAAAGAAGTTGGCGAGAAAGACATGTACCTGTTGTACCATGAGGAATTGGAATCTTTGGCAAAAAACATGCCAGGTCTGAAACGTATCCGTTTCTTCATGACATTTGGTCAAAGCTACCTGACTCACTTGAAAGCTCTTGAAAATGTAGGCATGACTTCAATCGAGCCTATTGAATATGAAGGTAAACAAATTATTCCACTGCAGTTCCTGAAAGCAGTACTGCCTGATCCAGCATCCCTTGGACCACGTACTGTAGGTAAAACAAATATCGGTTGTATTTTCAAAGGTAAAAAAGATGGTCAAGACAAAACATATTATGTTTACAATATCTGTGATCACCAAGAGTGTTACAAAGAAGTGGGTTCCCAAGCGATCTCTTACACAACAGGCGTTCCAGCTATGATTGGTGCAGCAATGGTCATGACAGGCAAATGGAACAAACCAGGCGTATACAATGTAGAAGAGTTCAACCCGGATCCATTCATGGAAGAGTTGAACAAATGGGGCCTCCCATGGGTAGAAGACTTCAACCCGGTACTCGTTGATGAGCTGCCAGAAGAAGTTAAAGAATCGGAGCTAGTTCGTTAA